The Castanea sativa cultivar Marrone di Chiusa Pesio chromosome 4, ASM4071231v1 sequence CATAGTAACTATGATTTTCAGGGTTCTTACCCTTTTCGAATTAGATTCATATTTAAATAGTTACTTATTTAAGTATCAACATTTGCATCATAATTTCAAACTCTTTGATGATCTTGTATTAAGTATGAGGATTAAAGATcaattacaaattaaatcaCTTGATTCTAGAAGGAAAACATTAATGAGAAGAGtactttttaaatcattttcaaaattttcaagactAAAGTGGTAGTTtatgaccaaaatttaatttgaaacttagtttttctttttgataattcagTAATTGAATATAGAACATGAGAATTTGAATCTAggatatttttattacaagtaTCTTAAAGTGCCAGCTgaactacaaaatttttggCAACTCTAACACGGAATATGAAATACTAAAATCATAGTTAGCAATGTTTATGCTTTTGGAATTGAAAAGTAGTATATTTCTGTCACACTTGCTATATTCTAATCAAACAGCGGACGGTTTCAATTTGATTCAGCCTATAACTTAAAACTAATGACAGAAATTAAGAAAAGGGGATTGCCCAAATAAGTGGCTCGGCATAATGACATTACCTGTCAATAATAAGATATTAATGGAACAGAGCACATTggacaatttttaatttatttcaagtACAATAgacccttttttattttcattggaagaaataaaaatattttcatccaaCAATACTAATGAACCACAATCCACTTGATCTAAATGTTCAGAAATTGTAATAGAAGTAAATAAGTTGTTCTAAATATAAATACGAACTTCAACAACTATCGTCAAAGGCTGAAAATTACAATGCTATTAAGTTTGTTCACTGGAAAGCAAATATATGCCTTTTCAGCTTTTCTTAATTTgaagcaaaataaaacaaataaatattgcTTCCAAAGCTAATCATAAAGTTGTAGTTACTGCAATATAATTCATCTCTATACTCGATCATATTGTATTTGGTACCCAACAAGAAACCTAGTAATCAGTAACAAAGCTAATCATAATTAGAAAATCTaatcaaaagttttaaaaaataccTCCTTATTTTCCCTTTAAgtctttcaaatttcaatactTCTATCAATGGATTTAATAATTAGATTGGtctaacaaaaaattgaaaaaaataaaaagagtgatTCCTGCTTCGATGGCATTATAATAGTTATTTAGTAATTTCAAGAActcataattatatatttactatACATATTTCCTTTTAAGAAATCTGCAAATATTAATTAAGTGACCATCTATTAGATAGTGTTTCACTGTTTTGTGCATATATTTGACCGTAAAAAAATGGTTGCATGGCCACATGACGTGGCAATCTATCAATATattgatttttctaaaaaaataaatcttaactAGTAGCAAAGTAGAACGTGTCATTCCAATTAATTTCTCCACCTATCTCAATACTTCTTTCTATTTTGCTGTTGACCAACtagtttcaatttcaattcaggATATACAAATACTCATGAAGATCtaagcaaaaatataaaattcagtaATCGGAAGTAGATAGGTTTTCTAGTTTAAGCATGATGCACCGTTGAACATTAATACTCCCTATAACTTAGGGATGGCATTAAAATGATTGTGAACTGCAGGCATGCAAAAATCCCTTTCAAAAACCTCTCAACTCCACTTCTCATATCTACAAAATACTTTTACCTTGTAAACTAAGGCACAAAAGTGAAAGGTTTGTGCACTGAGTATGACTATAAAGCCTCAAACttgcaaataataataaattccaaTCCATTGTCTCAAATACTAATAAAGTAATAACAAAGTCTTCATAAAGTAATAACAAAGTCTCAAATACTAATAAACTAATCACCTTATAGACTAGCTACCAAACCTTGCCATCAGTGCAGCTAGTTGTTGACGTTGTTCCTCTACCTGACTTTGTAATTGTGCCATTTGGTTCTGTGTTTCAGCAAGTTTTTGATCCGACTCACCCTGTTTTTGCTCCGCATCAGACAGTTTCAGCATCGTATTGGACAAATCTTGCTTGCAGGTTTCCAACTCCATATTCAAGCTTGACTCATACCGCAAATGAGAAGAAGGGGTTGGGGTCGGAATCACAAATTTTCCCATCCCTCTTACAAAGCCTCGCCTTGTCCCTAGCACTTCTGTAAAAATTTCCTCCTCAGTGCTTTGGTTCTCTTCATTAGCTACTTTTTCTCTCATTAGATTCTGCACAGGTGacataaaattttactaaataatttatgcaattaaTTCAAGATTTACTctataaattatcaaaatgaaaCTTTCATAAATATGAATACAAATTGGAATATTAATTACGTAATTTTCTTCACTGGTAGTAGTCACAAAAGAACCATCTTTCTTTGTGCGGGTCATCTTATAAAAATCCACTTTTCCAATCTCTTTACCACCTTGTTTCTTCTGCAcataataaagataaaattaacaTGTATACACTAgcattattataaataataaagaattaaattgtTGCAACCTCTTCATAGTAAGCAACAAATGATTTGGATCCACAAGTGTGACCAGTATTGTTCTTTCCTCTGTTGTGCTTATTCTTGTCTGACTTTTTCTAACAAGTAttagataaaaaagaaaaaagttaattaaaacgAAGAGAATtaacaatcataataaaaaaaatatcaaaatatacttgtattgaaaattattaacattttagAATGAACAAGATTTACCTTCCAGGTGGGTGTTTCATATAGATCACATAAAGCATCCCATTTGTCCTGTGTCAAATCTGGTGGAACATTGGCCCTCACTTCCTCCTTACTAAATTTCAAGAACTCCTTGTAAAAGTTACTCCGAACATTATTATAGGTAGTAGACAATGAAATCTCCATACATTTCTTATCCTCAACACGATTTGGGTCCAACGTGAAATCAGCctaaaacataataattaaaaaaacagttatcattcatttttttacacaaattttaaaTACCATAGCCTTTgtagtaacaacttaccaccaAACGATTCTTCAACATTTGTCGGTGTTCTTGTGGGGCCTTAGACCAAGATTGATAGCTAAGGTTCGCATGTTCACGAACGATGAAGCCCACCCTTCTTGTAAACACACTAGCATTTTCGCCCACAGGTCCTTGGGCCCCAGGAGGGATGGTTATTGGAACAAGTCCATTTTCCCTCAGTTTTTTAAACTTGGTGCATAGATTTCTACCTCTTTTCCGTTTGTTGGGCATAGGTGCTATTAGGAAAAATAAGATAGTTGTCAATATCATTTTGGCAAAGCAACTTTTTCAAAGTCTAAACAATAACAAAGATAACTACATGAAAGATTAGATTTTCACTCACCAGATGCAGTAAGGACTACCATCTCATGCGGTGGTCCATCAGGTGGAGACATTCTCTTAAGGGGGccaaaaactaatatatattgatagagagagaggaagacaacaaataatataattgacaaagaaaaataatcattgTAAAGAAGATAAAGTAAAAGAATTTAAAGCAAATGACAACCATTAACTTAAACGAAATATCACTTATCTAAAAGCAAGTCATTCATAGTGAACTTAAAGCAAAAGAAGTTAAATGGATACACAAACAGattgttaattaaataaacaaaaagaagaaaaaatggggaaaaaaaacagagaCATTCTAATCAATTCATTATTTCTATGAAAGTTTGGAACAATACACTAAAAGACTTTGGCCCTAAATcttgaaatttcaaaacaagTTTAGAACTGTTTTTAGTGACCAAAGAACTTTTACCAGTGAACTTTTCCATCCCCATGAAAAGGAACtagacaaaatttttctttaatcattGAGCCAACTAAATAAAAGTTCACACGATTAACATTTTCGGTATTATCATTTTTGGtaagaataaaaagtaatatttagaatttggatattatattatattgttgatCAAGTGATGTCAATTAAAAAGCTATTGTCAGGGATAAAGAAACAgagattttgaaattaaaatgcCAAACCTGGAGGTTAAAATGCCGACTGCAAAGAAGGGGTTCAAAGGTCCAAAGCCGACTGCAAGGAAGATTTTAGATTAccatttttctcttaaaatgaaaatttctcaGTTATCAAAGACATATTAATccattatttattaatttaatgacaaaCACTAAGAACAAAACCagaagtaaagaaaaagaaaatacctgAACAACGGCAGTGGATCTACAGGTTTAGTGGGTATgtgagaaagaatgagagagatgATGGGTGATATATATAATTGGCGGTAATGACTGAGAAAGACATGGGATCATGCTTATCATGGGACTTCAAATTCCGttatgtttggttttttttttttcccattttccctccaaatacaAACAATCCTGACCCATTTTCCCTCCAAATGCAAACAATCATTTCTCTCAAACATCCCTAAactgcaataaataaataaaaaaaaaaaagaaaaagataagcacatacaaaaaagaattttgatacgcattttccctccaaatacaAACAATCCTTTCTCTCAAATATTTCTAAATTGCAGtcaaaagcaataaataaataaataataataataataataataataataataaaagtaatagaACCCATCCTTCATGCGGCAGACTCTAATCCAAATAATCCAG is a genomic window containing:
- the LOC142632289 gene encoding uncharacterized protein LOC142632289; this encodes MSPPDGPPHEMVVLTASAPMPNKRKRGRNLCTKFKKLRENGLVPITIPPGAQGPVGENASVFTRRVGFIVREHANLSYQSWSKAPQEHRQMLKNRLVADFTLDPNRVEDKKCMEISLSTTYNNVRSNFYKEFLKFSKEEVRANVPPDLTQDKWDALCDLYETPTWKKKSDKNKHNRGKNNTGHTCGSKSFVAYYEEKKQGGKEIGKVDFYKMTRTKKDGSFVTTTSEENYNLMREKVANEENQSTEEEIFTEVLGTRRGFVRGMGKFVIPTPTPSSHLRYESSLNMELETCKQDLSNTMLKLSDAEQKQGESDQKLAETQNQMAQLQSQVEEQRQQLAALMARFGS